One region of Alosa alosa isolate M-15738 ecotype Scorff River chromosome 1, AALO_Geno_1.1, whole genome shotgun sequence genomic DNA includes:
- the si:ch73-344o19.1 gene encoding mucin-5AC, which translates to MKHRSATKETPMNMKTTSYIFVGVLVILSNSGKLSGQSTDPPHTEPPTVQSDVGAPHSITISPSSPRMDAGEVASSAPPHVQTSHHAATLPYLSEATYVTALSPELSSVSGGRTDTATLHTTASLHTLSVLPQNDSSLSPKTVPFIASTADATSVPPGKGIAPTELTTPAASPNQTESNHLNTDPSTLAILPTQTTPESTHIPVSSQTTHQPTSKSVPEGTAVEITSLPPTPSPTQLLTSEAPQAPGHLSVAPPKQEEPPQLDVGDEDAAHEGHHPASPLDPILAGLVSIFIVCTAIASVLLFLKFRHRNEHPEFHRLHDLPMDDLLEDTPLSRYTY; encoded by the exons ATGAAACACCGCTCCGCCACGAAAGAAACACCCATGAACATGAAAACTACAAGTTATATTTTTGTGGGTGTGCTGGTGATTCTATCCAATTCCGGCAAATTGTCAG GTCAGTCCACGGATCCACCACACACTGAGCCCCCAACTGTTCAGTCGGATGTAGGGGCACCCCACTCCATCACTATCTCCCCCTCCAGCCCCAGAATGGATGCTGGAGAGGTAGCCTCGAGTGCTCCACCACACGTGCAAACCTCCCATCACGCTGCCACTCTCCCCTACCTGTCAGAGGCAACCTACGTCACTGCTTTGTCACCAGAACTTAGCAGTGTCTCTGGAGGAAGGACAGACACAGCTACTCTACATACGACAGCCTCTCTCCACACCCTCTCAGTCCTCCCACAGAATGACTCCAGCCTCAGCCCTAAAACAGTCCCATTCATAG CATCCACTGCTGATGCCACATCAGTTCCCCCGGGGAAGGGCATCGCCCCTACAGAGCTAACCACTCCTGCAGCATCACCTAATCAGACTGAGAGCAATCACTTGAACACAGACCCCTCAACGCTTGCCATCCTGCCTACCCAGACCACACCTGAATCTACCCATATCCCTGTGTCCAGCCAGACAACCCATCAACCAACCTCTAAGTCAGTGCCTGAAGGGACAGCTGTCGAAATTACCTCCCTGCCACCAACCCCTTCTCCTACCCAACTCCTCACATCAGAGGCGCCTCAGGCACCTGGCCATCTCTCAGTGGCTCCACCCAAACAGGAAGAGCCTCCCCAGTTGGATGTTGGTGACGAGG ATGCAGCACATGAAGGTCACCACCCTGCCTCACCGCTGGACCCCATCCTTGCAGGACTGGTGTCCATATTCATTGTCTGCACTGCAATAGCCTCTGTCCTGCTCTTCCTCAAATTCCGCCATCGTAATGAGCACCCCGAGTTTCACCGACTTCATGATCTCCCCATG GATGACCTACTGGAAGATACACCTCTCTCAAGATACACCTACTAG